A stretch of DNA from Anopheles nili chromosome 2, idAnoNiliSN_F5_01, whole genome shotgun sequence:
ACCTACGCTACCTCTTACGATATACGAAGCGACGGAACGAGTTGGCGGCTGGATTCGGTCCGATCGTTTCTTAGACAATGGATACGTATTTGAGGCAGGACCACGAACGATACGACCCAAAGGACCAGCAGCAAACAACACGCTTGAGCTAATAGAGCACCTGGGGCTTGCTGATCAAGTTTACTCTATTAGCTCCAATCACACGGCCGCCCGGAATCGCATGATTTTCGCCAAAGGAAAGCTGAATCTTCTCCCATCCTCGCTGGGGGGAATATTGAAAACGGTGCCACCCTTTACGAAACCGTTGTATTTTGCTGCGTTTAGAGATCTTCTTGCCGGACGATCCAAAACACTGCTGCAAGACGAATCTATGTACTCGTTTGTGGAACGTAGGTTCGGTAAGGAAATCGCTGATTATGCCGTAAGCGCAATGCTATGCGGAATTTGCGCCGGCAATGCAAAAGAGATAAGTGTAAAGTTTTTAATGAAAGACCTTTTCGAGCGTGAGCAGCGACATGGTGGCGTTATAAAGGGTCTACTTAAAGAGGCACTGCAAAATAACAGGAAAAAGCAATCAGACAATCTAAAAACATCAAGCCAACCAACGCAGATGGCAAGGTTGGCTGAACGGGCTAAGGCGGAAAATTGGAGCATTTATTCCATTCGTGGTGGGCTGCAGACTCTTCCAGAAACGCTGGCCACTGATTTGCAATCGAAAGGGGCATCGATTGTTACAGGAATAAAATGCGAAGAACTGTTCTTCGAACGCGATCGTGTAACGCTTCGGATCGATGGCAAAGATGAATGCTTAAACCATCTGGTCAGCAGCATTCCCAGCTATAAGCTAGCCAAACACGTGCAAAAACAACACCCTCAGTTAGCCACCGTATTGAAGAGCATCCCGTTCGTGGACGTTTGCGTTGTTAACCTGCAGTATCGCAAAACCGGCATGCTGAAGCAGGATGGGTTTGGATTTTTAGTGCCCCCAATTGAGAACCTACCCATTCTAGGGGTAATTTATGATAGCTGCTGCTTCGATATGGACGATAACACGGTGCtgacggtgatgatgggaGGCGCCTGGTTCGAAAAATGGTTCGGTAAAGACTCCTCTGAGGAGCACCTCCTCAGTGTAGCGcttgaaaatgtgaaaaaaatcctaCACATCGATCAAAATCCCGACAGCTATAAGGTCAATCTGTTGCGTAAATGCATTCCGCAGTACACCGTCGGGCACCAGGATCGGGTGAAAGCTATACGGGACTACGTAGAGCATCACAAACTACCGATCGTAATGTGCGGTGCATCATACGACGGAGTCGGGGTGAACGACGTTATTCTATCTGCGCGAACGAGTGTGGAGAAAATGCATCCGCATTAGGAAGCTCATGTACGCAATCCAGGGAAATTGGTTTGAGAACCCACTAcgttaatgttgaaaaaatgtTCTCAATTAAATATCGGTATAAAAGTGCAATACAATTAGCATTGAATTTACGAAAGAAATAACATTCCTTTATTCAAACGTGAATCTGACATTTCCTTGCGGCCATTTCCAAAGGACATCTTCATGGGTTTCATATACGCCTCAAATGCATCAGAGATGTATGCGAGCTGCATGATTTTACGTTATGCGCACCTTCATTACTCGGCGGTACAGAACACGGATCGGTTTAGGAAAGCAGTAGCGCACAaaacgttttcattttcctttcatcgtCACATCGACAGTGGCAACGGCCAACATTAGCAGACGGCGTGAAACACAGCCGCTGCAGAACTGGTCCGTGAACGCAACCATGCGAGCGGTCCGGTAGGTAGAAAGCTACCAGCGCTTCGCTTCATACGGTTTGAGGACAATTTGGGCATGGGTAGAAATCCGTTCCCCGGCGCTTATGATAAACGACGTGACGAATGATCGTACACATGGCTAATGTGTGACCACCGGTCCCCTTCGTCGTGGGACGAAACACTGGGAAATCTGCTTCCAGTCCCAGCGTGCTTCGATTGCGGGGGTGCCTGAAGAACTGGAGGGCGGatattgaaagaaaaagtaaGTGAAATGGCGGTACGTGAGTAAATTTCATCACAAATTCATGTCATGCCCATCGTCAGCTGAGTGACAACGGCCAATGCTAGGTTAACTAGGTCCACTAACGGAAATGCTGGTATGTTGAGCTGGCagttaataataaaaaaaaagtatctcTGGCAACGACGTGTGCTGGAAGCTCACATGTGTTTGATATGCCCCGCACAGACGTACTTGAAAGACGCGCGCACGTCACAGTGCATTCTGTTTAATTTCCATATCAAATTTTGCAATAACACCATCGGTAGGACACAACCCACGCCATCGTGTGGCGCCAACGGtgacatttcttttttctgcatcGCTGCACCTCGCTCCTGGATGGCTTTCCTTTTCGAGCATTTCGTAATGTTGTTCCGATGCGTtgctcagtttttttttatttgaattccAACAGACCTCTCCACGTGACGCTCAGATGCATCCGATTATAACAACGCGGTGAGGTGAAAAAATGAGCATAAAACACTTTTCTCCCAATCATCGCTACGCGATCAAGCCTTCTCGGTTGGAACTAATCGATTTGGTGTCGATTTCGGTGCTGCTGCGATAGCGCCCAACCGGAGTGGTTGGtgaggttttcctttttctatcCACCAGGCGGGCACTTGAAAACATCAATACCTGATGCCAATGATCAGACAAGTGATCACAAGTAGCaagtgctgttttttttgctagctaCGAGAGTAGTAAACCATGTTCGGTAATGCTACGGCGGCATAgatgttgcattttttgctgTGGAGCTTGAGTctgcaaaataaacacaaaataaagcaTGCGGCGCAAACACCGCCACCGAAAGTGAAAACGAATTTACATGAATTGTTGCGTGGGCCTGCGAGAGTGAGCCCTAGGGAGTAGATTTCGTTTACGCCGTCACGCGTCGATGATCTTCTATCAACAAGATCAAAAGGCTTTTCTTTATCTATTACAGCagaaatgcaagaaaaaattTAGAGCTTAGAAtggtattttatttgaaactGCATCCAATGCAATTGAATATTCAGAAATATGTTTGTTAAATCTTTCTTTATCCTTCATTCTCTCTTTGGTACAATTTGAACAGTTATGATAAAAGTATACAAATTTTTAGTTAAACTTCATACCAATTGAAACGATCAACAACAGGATCACCTTCAACACCGCCAACGAGTACCACCAATAATTATCATTCCGCAGTCGTTCGCGTTTAATACCCGTGTTGATGGGAACTGCCCAGCTCTCGTGCATCATCTCCTGTAAGCCTTTCACACCCAGGTGCATATCCTCTCCTGCATTTTAATTATCTCACAGAAAGggccaaacgcaaaaaaaagcgaacataTCCAGCGACAAAGCATCGCCGAGATACTTTTCCATTGGGGTCGGTTTGACCAGTCAAGCTCACAATAGATGTGACCACCTTTAGAGCCATGCTTCCCCTAAAGCCAACCCGTATGCTGTTTGTTTAATGCTACACCTTTGTACCCCCCCATCGCGACTCCCTGCGGCCACCATTCCCGTAAGCATACCGACTCGCGAAACAAGTCCACCGCGCACGAGCACAATTGGTGCACTCGAATGCACATGCACGCTACGGAACCCAGTCCGACAGCACGGCAAAAGAAAGTAAGTCGCTCGCCCCCTCCCAGTTCCGTtaaccattttccagcgctttTCTCCACCGCGAACACACGCTGGCCAGTTCCACCTTTCGGACGTGCACGTGCGCCGGCAGCAAGTTTGCATATCGCTTGATGATCGATGCCCGATCAGATCGCAAATCGCGATCGGCATGGCTGCTTAGCCTTCGTCCACacaaactgcagcaaaacccACTCGACATGCGCCAGCATACCAAACTCCTGCCAGGCTGCCCTTCGGGAACTCCAACAGGGTGAGGCTGGGGCGAACTAAGACTGGATAGACTGGCTGGGGCGAGCGAATTTGCGCTTGGTGAGTTTTCTCCCACTCATGGCCGGTGGGGGCGCAGAAATCGAAAGTCATTGATTAATAGCATCGCGGAGCGctgaagcgaaggaaaaattaaataaaataaatagacCAAACCCACACGGAACTGCGGGTCGGGAGCGATTCAAGCCGGCGCACTGGTAAAAGGGCTTGCGAAAAGAAATTACCCTTGCGGTTCCGCGCGCAGCACCGGTCAGCTTTTCCGCCGTTCCATTTGATTAACCACATTCCCGGTGGCGGCGATTTCCAGGCATTCCGAAACCCAAGGGGCGCGCGATCACGAGTGCTCGTACGAGATTTAACAGTCATTCGCGTCATTCCCACGCGGAACAAGCCAGGGTGATGGTGGCGATCGTGCGGGAAGTCAATTAACGGAAAATTGTTCTGGCGATCGCCGTGTCCGGTGATTGACTCTTTGGGGTTAATTTTCCGATCTCTGTTTGGCGCACCGATTCGTGCCAGGGTTGTGTTgatgccacacacacaaaaaaaagggcaccgaaGAACAACAGTACACAACACATCCAAGGTGGCCCTGATTTGTCGCACGTTAAGTCTTTCCCGCGTAATGTGTAATCCGTTCGGGATTAATAATGAGTGCAGCATTCCCAACGCATTGCTCGTTTAGCGATCGACACCTGCCGGTAATTGGCGCGAATGGCAACCGTAGCATAAACCGCGCTAATATAGCTATTTGTAACCGTAAGATCCTGGTGCACGCGATACAGTTAGAACGCATCCCCAGCTCGAAGCAATGGCCGATCTTCGTTTCCGTGCTCCAGCAGCATTTCGAGTAGCGGTGTGCCGGAACAGGTTTTCCCGAGGTACGACCTGCAACCGGTTGCAATTTGTGCGTTCGGATGTGCAGGGCAATTTCTTACCCACACACGCCCGTCTAACGGACTCGGGGAGGCCAATGTCAGGGTCGTCTGCGCAGAAACTGGGACTGCTCGTGGTCCATGTGACTGCTGTCGATTCCTGGACACCTGGTGACCAGTGGTGACACATGTTCAACTCTGGTTTTGTGCCTCTTTCGGCATTTCCAGCTCTGCTTTTCAGTGGTCCAGGACACGCTCTTGTAAGCCGGTTCCCCGACCATGCAGGGTGACGTTAGATGCTACCCCACCTCGACGGCGGAGAGTCTCCTTCTCCATCCACTCTCCATGCGCTTGTTCGTGCGAATTGGCATTCCTCAAAATGCACGCAGCGTCTTGGTACGCGATTTTTCATCTGCCTCTACTCCAACACCGTTGTGGTACTGCTGCAGCCCGATGCAGCCCTGTGCCTGAGCGACAAACTAGCAGCTTCCTGCGCACCACGGTGGAGGTGGTAATGGTCTGGCAAACTGGCGGTGGTGCCGCTGGTTTCGGTACGTAGTTTTCACTTGCTCAGCTCGCACTCCGAACAGGTTGATTGGAGTAGGTTGCGCGCAGTTCCGATCTGATCGCCGCGATACGTGGTTGCGTGCCCTCCGCCTCGGAAACCGGAGCTGCTCCGGCCACAGAGCCATCCCAGCTGTGTAGTAGGACGAATGTGTTGAACGGTGCCAATCGCGAGAATCGACAGTGAATCGTATCGGTGGCCACCTAACTTCGATGGTGggattcgtgttttcgattgGGGACTCGTGCCGGAACCCCACGCTGTGTCCGTGATAGGTTCCGTGATAATTCCGTGATAAGCTCGAGTGAAAATAGCGACGCACGACGTCGTGAAACCATCCTAATTATCCTCTCCGCCGAGTGCGAGTGAAATTTTAAGCGCCCAGCATTCCGTGGTCTCACCGAGAACCGAGGTGCTAGCGCGAGTTGCGGTGGTTTTGCAGCCATAGGAAGGTGCAACAAAAATTGCgagcaaaattaaacaacgcTTACCGACCGACCAGATCTCTGCGGCAAGGGCTAAGAAACGACGACGAGGAGAAAATGGCCATTCAAATGGAACAAGTGAGTGTGGCGCCAACCGTTGGTTACCGATTTACTTTCGCGGTCTCGCGGGTAGCACCCGCGTGGAGTGGTTGGTGCTGGTACGTAGGAGAAATCAGGATCCGGCTGACGATCGGTATTTTGCTGGGCAGGCGAGCTTTTAGCGAGCTTTGCTTTGTTGTTCCTTGGGACGTTCCCTTTGGTGAATGGCCTCGGGATTGTGTGGAATGTGTGCGATGAACAGTGTTTGCTCCTCTCATTCACCGATGCACAGTTATAGTAGTTAGGGACTTTGTCTCGAACACTATGAGTCTTCGATCAGTTGTAGTTTATCTTAGTTAATTCTAAGATTTTGTAATTAAAAGAACAACAGAACGGAAGCCATGAACAAAGGTGTTTTGGTAATTACTAGATTGTCGAAAAGaacaaataatttcaaatttaaaaccTGGTGCCACGataaaaacgataaaaatttCTAACTTTGTTAGTCGATCTACAAAATTAGTTTTCGATTGACGATAGTTGATAATATGTTTATTGTGTATCACTCTAAGGAGAGTATTACCATAAGCAGAACCGCAGCAAAGcttggcagaaaaaaaaacagttcagccgatttttatcaaaaaaaaatgtgaacgTTATGTTGCTCTAATGGAAAAAGCCGAAAGGCGATTGTCCGGAACGGTAGCATCGTCTCGTTACAGTTCGTCAGATAACGTAATGACTATTTGCTATTCATGTCTGCAGCACGGTAATCAAGAAATTGACCCATCCACATGCTTAACACGAACATGGGGCGAAATTAGAGAGTTTAGCGAAAAGCACTTAAAGCAGCATCCCTTGAGGCATATTATCTTCTTTAACTGCATTAACAGGATGTACGAATTTGAACACCTAATGTGGTAAAACATAAATGTCCCTATCGTACCGCACGAGTTGCacattttgtgtgtgaaagCACACCAGCCCCATAAGGTGGTGGTACCGTAGTTAATGATCTTGAAAGCCCATTTGCTCCTCCACTATAACAGGATCACATTTCTTCGCaggttcttttctttttactatCATTATACGCGGCCGTAAGCGTTGGTGATCACGCACCCCCGTTCAAGCCGCTGCTCCCATCGTCCTACACCAAATCTCCGCTGATGTACGCCAGTTTCGTGCCCAAGCACGGCAGTGGACTGAAACCCTACATGACGCAATTCCGGGCCGGTACGCGCCTGACACCAGTAGCGATTCGGCCAGCTCCATCGATGATTATGAGGTACGGATGTTGCGCTCATCTTCCCGCCATGTGATGATAGCTTTCCCTTCGCAAGGCACGATTGCGTGTGGCGCTGATCCAGATGCCTTTCGCCGCAATTTCACTCTCTTCGTCTCCACAATTGCAGTTTGAAAAGACCCATCAAATCCATTCTAAGCCACCCTTCGCTTATGAAGCAACCGCTACTGAAGCGACCGCCGCCACTACCATTTGCTGCGGCCAGCATTAAGCATCACAAATTCCACAGTTCACCGTTGGGACCTAGTACGGGAGAGATCGTCTTCGAAAAGCTCAAACCGGTACGGGAATCGCTCGCGAAAAGTGTCCTGGCTAATCCTCGTTCGTATAGCTAATTGGTTTGGTATGAGTGCACGCCTTTTGTTTTGCAGATCACCACGAAGCTAACCTCCCACAAGGATGGTGCCATTCACACGATACCAGCCCCGAACCTGGGTCTAACGAAGCCCGCGAAAGCACCGAACCAGATCCGTGTAACGTCTTACGAGGACAGCAACAAGCTGGAGATCGAGGTGAAGACGACAAAGCCCACGTTCACCGCTACGCCATCCTTCTTGAACCTGAACCCAACGGTAAGGGCATTGTGacgattcgttcgtttctaTTTGTTACACCATGCCGGCTCAATTTCAGCCCGCCCCAGCAATCGTGCCGTTCAACCATCACGCCATTGGCAACCCTCATCAATACCAGGTGACCGAGGAGCACTCGAACGACGTGACGATCGGGGACTTGTACTCGGGCAAGAAGACCTACTTCGCACCGGATCCGGATCCATCGCTGCCGAGCAAAACGTTGGTTCCCACGTCTGATCCGCTCAGCATTCCAAGCAACGGGAAGTTTACCCCCACGAGTGTCCTGCTGCAGTCTCCGGTTGCTCACTATCCGCTCCAACCGCAGACTAGTGCGTCGGCCGTGATCCAGTACGTCAATGCGGTCCCGCAGGCTAGCTACGCGATTCCGCTCGCAACCCAAccgcagctgcagcaacacaTTCTGCAACAGACAGCTATGCTCCAGGAGATGCCCGTTTCGGTTAGTGTCCTGCCGCTCAATCCCACAACCGATGATCAACTGAACCATCCGCAGCATAGCTCCCACCACCGCCTCACTAATACGGGCACTCGCTAATCTAATCCATTTTGTCCTTTTCCTCGCTCCAACTCCGGGTTTTTATACTTCCAGCTCTATAACCCCACCTATCTCGTGACCCAATCCAACAACCTTTTCAACACCCACCAACAGCAGGCGGCCGTGAATCTCTTTAAGCCGGATACCCACTtcctcggtacgatgcaacaacatcagcagcagcaacagcaacatcatcagcagcagcaacagcagcatcagcagcagcaacagcagcaacagcaccaaccgCAACATCAGCAAACATCGCAGCTGgtgcaaacgcaaacgcaagcaCCTCCCGTTCCAACGACCGTGCTCTTCAACACCTACGGCACGTACAAACACAGCGAACCGGCGGCCAGCACGGGCCAGATATTGTCCGCAACCCAGGACCAGCTGCACGAGCTGCAATCGGTGGTGAACCAGATCCAGCTAAACGACATCCACAACCAGCACACGTCCGATATGCCAACGTACGCGCAGCTGGTCGGCCATGAGCAACCGGCCATTCACCAGCAACAGCTTCCGCAGCTCAACCAGCTCgagcaacagctccagcagcagctgatccaacagcaccagcaagaGAAGAGCAACTCGCAACGCCCGATGAGTGAAGCCGAAATCTCTAATCTGCTGAACTACGGTATGATAAATCTGCACAACAATCTCTCGCCCAGCG
This window harbors:
- the LOC128720258 gene encoding putative mediator of RNA polymerase II transcription subunit 12, which codes for MAIQMEQVLFFLLSLYAAVSVGDHAPPFKPLLPSSYTKSPLMYASFVPKHGSGLKPYMTQFRAGTRLTPVAIRPAPSMIMSLKRPIKSILSHPSLMKQPLLKRPPPLPFAAASIKHHKFHSSPLGPSTGEIVFEKLKPITTKLTSHKDGAIHTIPAPNLGLTKPAKAPNQIRVTSYEDSNKLEIEVKTTKPTFTATPSFLNLNPTPAPAIVPFNHHAIGNPHQYQVTEEHSNDVTIGDLYSGKKTYFAPDPDPSLPSKTLVPTSDPLSIPSNGKFTPTSVLLQSPVAHYPLQPQTSASAVIQYVNAVPQASYAIPLATQPQLQQHILQQTAMLQEMPVSLYNPTYLVTQSNNLFNTHQQQAAVNLFKPDTHFLGTMQQHQQQQQQHHQQQQQQHQQQQQQQQHQPQHQQTSQLVQTQTQAPPVPTTVLFNTYGTYKHSEPAASTGQILSATQDQLHELQSVVNQIQLNDIHNQHTSDMPTYAQLVGHEQPAIHQQQLPQLNQLEQQLQQQLIQQHQQEKSNSQRPMSEAEISNLLNYGMINLHNNLSPSDYYHYQVDQPTAVHPSQHQSFYELSERQKENDRILAQAQQELFHQQQQYQQQHQQQQHPQQHHQQQHQYQQQMQHQLEQQVQQQQQQHSLSQQYQQESNSDYLQAYQDHQLAVSNILGLQDKQSQSGNNVAQQYHLHHAAIGSTVEPQSTQSPLRIYVPDGEHEYSNNVNAQKRMDEIDFEYADTEGLSQLEDSTTTNAHARNDEPITPPSSDDATTNAYYDDRTADAAVEDEDEMYRKNLSNHRLE
- the LOC128720834 gene encoding protoporphyrinogen oxidase, with the protein product MTAILGAGISGLAAGHYLLRKSPTLPLTIYEATERVGGWIRSDRFLDNGYVFEAGPRTIRPKGPAANNTLELIEHLGLADQVYSISSNHTAARNRMIFAKGKLNLLPSSLGGILKTVPPFTKPLYFAAFRDLLAGRSKTLLQDESMYSFVERRFGKEIADYAVSAMLCGICAGNAKEISVKFLMKDLFEREQRHGGVIKGLLKEALQNNRKKQSDNLKTSSQPTQMARLAERAKAENWSIYSIRGGLQTLPETLATDLQSKGASIVTGIKCEELFFERDRVTLRIDGKDECLNHLVSSIPSYKLAKHVQKQHPQLATVLKSIPFVDVCVVNLQYRKTGMLKQDGFGFLVPPIENLPILGVIYDSCCFDMDDNTVLTVMMGGAWFEKWFGKDSSEEHLLSVALENVKKILHIDQNPDSYKVNLLRKCIPQYTVGHQDRVKAIRDYVEHHKLPIVMCGASYDGVGVNDVILSARTSVEKMHPH